Part of the Betaproteobacteria bacterium genome, CTAGCCCCTAGCCCCTAGCCCCTAGCCCCTAGCCCCGAGCCCCTTAGCCCCTTAGCCCCTAGCCCCTATTCTTTTGAGCCGTCATGTTCCGCAGACGGTCGGCGATGGTCTTGAGCAGCGAGATGGCGAAGCCGGGCTTGGTCATGACGAGATTCAGGAAGTCGTTGCGGCTGATGGTCAGCAACTGACATTCCGTATCGGCGATCGCTGTCGCCATTCGTGAGGCCTTGTCGACCAGCGCCATCTCGCCGAAGGTGCCCCCCGGGCCAACCCGTTCGACGACGATCGTCCTGATCGACACCGAGACCCTGCCGCGGATCAAGATGTACATCGAAACGCCGGCGTCGCCTTCCTTCATGATGACCCGGCCCGCCGGGAAGGTCTGTGGCGGCCTCGCCCTGAAGGCGGCGACCAGTTCCTCCATCATCTTCTTGTCGAACACCCTCAATTCGTCGCGATCGTCCAGGCTCGGCAGGCTGGCAGTCTGTTTCATCAGTGCGATCGTCAGGCGCAGCCGGTTATTCATGATGTTCATGAGCATCAGCGCGAATTCCGGCGTGGCCTGGATCGCCTGCTGGAATTGCCTGGCGTCGAGCACCAATGCCTGGCAGAACTTGCGGGCCGACGCCGAGGCGGCGCGCGGCTGCTGCGTAATGACCGCTATCTCGCCGAATATCTCACCGGGTTTGACGATATCGAGCGTCTTCTTGCTGCGAACCAGGCTGACTTCGCCTTCGACCAGCAGATACATCTTGTCGCTGGCCTGACCTTCGGCGAAAAAGCTTTCCATTTCGGCAAAATTTTCCGTCTTGCCGAAAGATTCGAAGCATTTGCGCGCGACCGCCGGGTCGTAGCCCTCGTCTTGCGCGGAAGGTTGGGTGAAATCGAGTTCCATGGTTCTGAATTCAGGGATTAGGGGCTAGGAAAATCCTCAAGCAAACCCTGACGCATCGAACATGATTCTAGTCCAAGCACGTGGAAGCGTGAACTCAGGGAAGCTCGGACTTCGGCGATGGCGTTGTGCGCCAGCAGCAACAGCAGCAGCAGCGTTCCGATCTCGCTCCGCATCGTTTTGCGCATCACTCATAACCTTTCGGGGCGACGAAGGGCTGGAACTCGCGTTCGAGGAATTGCGCCGCTGCGATGGTGGCGAGGTCGCCGTATTGCGGCCCGACGATCTGCACGCCGAGCGGCAATCCTTCTTTGGTAAATCCGGCGGGCGCGACGGTCGAAGGCAGAAAAGCCATGCCGGGAAATCCGGCCCAGAACATCTGCGTGGTGGACGGTTGCGGCTTGCCGTTGACCATGACCATGCGCTCCCAGCGCTCGCTTTTCTGGTTGTGCGCAAATGCGGCGGTCGCTGCGGCGGGGCAGAGCAGCAGATCCCATTCGCGGAAGAACTCCGCCCATGCGCGGCGAATCCGCTCGCGCTTCTCGTTCCATCCATGCCACTCGCGCACCGGCATCGTATTGGCATGCGTCATCCAGGCGACGTAACTGTCGTCTCCCAGTGCATTTTTTGCCGTGAGTTCGCGTTGGTGCGCAAACTGTTCGTCGTTCAGCGCGGACGACGTTGCGCCGCGCAGCAGGTGAATGAAGGTGCGGTGTGCTTCGTGCAGGTCGAAATCCGGCCGCGTGGTTTCGCTGACCTTCGCGCCGCGTTTCGCGAAGGCCTGCGCTGCCGCGAGTACGGCAGCCTGCACGGAGTCGTCGACCTCCGCGGTCGCGGCGGTGGTCAGCACGGCGACCTTCAGCTTTTTCACGTCGGGCTTCGGCCTGGCCAGCGCGATCTTCACGCCGCGCGCTTCCATTTCGTCCGGTTGCGAAATGAGCTTCAGCGGAATTTCCAGGTCGTCCGCGCTGCGCCCCATCGGGCCGATGACCAGCATGTCCTTGACGGCCAGGTTCGGCGGCAGGTTATGTCCGGTGATCGGGCAGAGTTTGAAAGTCGGCTTGTGGCCGAACACGCCGCAGTAATGCGCGGGATTGCGAATCGACGCACCGATATCGCTGCCGAGCTCGAGCCCGGTCAGTCCGGCGGCGAGCGCCGCCGCGGCACCGCCGGATGAACCACCCGGGCCGCGGGTCACATCCCAGGGATTGTTCGTCGTGCCGTAGACCGGATTGAAAGTCTGCCAGTCCGCCAGCAGCGCCGGCACATTGGTCTTGCCGAATACGACCGCGCCGGCGTCCATCAAGCGCTGCACGGCGAGAGCGTGCCGTTTCGCGATGTTGCCCTTCATGTCGACGCGGCCCCAGGTGGTCGGATGGCCTTCCAGGTCGAAGGACTCCTTCACCGTCATCGGTACACCGTGCAGCGGTCCCTTCCAGTCGCCTTTCGCGGCGGCGCGGTCCGCCTTGTGCGCCCGGTCGCGTGCGCGCTTCTCGTCGAGCACGACGATGGCGTTGAGTTTCGGATTCAGGCGGGCCACCCGTTCGAGGTAGAGGTCGAGCAGTTCGACGCTGCCGATCTTCTTGCGGCGGATGAGCGCGGCCAGCTTTTTTGCGGAGAGGAAGGGGGACATAAGAATCAGGGGCTAGGGACTAGGGGTGAGGGGCTAGGGGAAAGCATACCCGAGGCCGGGCTCCGGCCCAAAACGAAAAAGCCGGGAGGTCAAAAACCCGGTATCTGCCGGCGCGCGAAGTCCTTTAGAATCTCCCGCCAGCGCCATCCACAGAATAACGATCAGCGCCCCTGCGTCCAGCATGAACCTGTCGGCATGAAGAAACCTCTCCGATCCTCTTATCGGGTCGGCCTGATCGGTGCCGGCATCCAGGCCTCGCGCACGCCGTCCATGCACGAGCACGAAGCTGCGGAGCAGGGGCTGCGCTGCGAATACCGGCTCATCGACCTGGAGAAGCTGCAGGTCGGTGCCAACGCATTGCCGGACTTGCTGAAAGAGGCCGAAAGCAAAGGTTTCGCCGGACTCAACATTACCTATCCGTGCAAGCAATCCGTGCTCGAGCTGTTGCATGAGCTGTCCGACGATGCGCGCGCCATAGGCGCCGTCAACACCGTCGTGCTGTCGAACGGACGGCGTGTCGGCTACAACACCGACTGGTGGGGCTTCGCCGAAAGTTTTCGCCGTGGACTGCCCGATGTGCAAATGAACAGCGTGGTCCAGCTCGGCGCCGGCGGGGCGGGTGCGGCGGTCGCCCATGCCGCGCTGACTCTGGGTACCCGAAAGCTGGCGATCTTCGATCTGGACGCGAGTCGCGCGCAAAATCTGGCCGCCGATCTTTGCGCACGTTTCGGCGCCGGTCGAGCAGTAACGGGCGCCGACCTGGGTGCGGCGATGGCGAAGACAGACGGGCTGATCCACGCCACGCCGACGGGAATGGTGAAATATCCCGGGCTGCCGCTTCCGGCTGAATTGCTGCGGTCTGCGCTGTGGGTCGCGGAGATCGTCTACTTCCCGCTGGAGACCGAATTGTTGCGCGTGGCGCGCCGGCTTGGTTGCCGCACCATGAACGGCAGCGGCATGGCGGTATTCCAGGCGGTCGAGGCTTTCCGGCTGTTTACCGGCATAAGGCCGGACGCGGAGCGGATGCAGCGTCATTTCGCGTCGATGGGCGCAAGCTGAGCCTGCATCGAACGGGGCGAGACGAAGAACAATAAGAAGGGGAGACGCGAATGTCCATACAGACGCAGGCCGCGCCGCGCACGCGCGTGCGCTTCTTCATTCTGAGCCTGTTGACCATCGGCACGATGATCAATTATCTCGACCGCACCGTGCTCGGCATCGCGGCGCCTTCGCTGACCGGCGAACTCGGATTCAGCGCGGCGACGATGGGCATCGTCTTCTCCGCGTTTTCCTGGACGTATGCGGCCATGCAGATACCCGGCGGCATCTTTCTGGATCGCTTCGGCACCAGGCTGACGTATTTTCTGTCGCTGACGTTCTGGTCGCTGTCGACCTTGCTGCACGGACTCGCGACCAATCTCGCCTCGCTGTTGACCTTCCGCTTTGCGCTCGGCGTGAGCGAAGCGCCGTGCTTCCCGACAAACAGCCGCGTCGTCGCAACCTGGTTTCCGCAGCAGGAACGCGCGTTCGCAACCGGCGTTTACACCGTCGGCGAATATGTCGGCCTCGCCTTCCTGAGCCCGCTGCTGTTCTGGATCATGGGTGCCTTCGGCTGGCGCGCGCTGTTCGTCGTCGTCGGCGTCGCCGGCATCCTCTTCGGCCTGGTATGGTGGCGCAGCTATCGCGAACCGCATGAAAGCGCGGCGGCGAACCAGGCCGAGCTCGACTACATCGCGGCCGGCGGCGGCATCGTGACGCCGAAAGCGGCAAATGCGAAGTTCGAGTGGCGCCTGGTGGGCCGGCTGCTGCGCTTCCGCCAGCTGGTGGGCATCTGCATCGGACAGTTCGCCGGCAACTCGACGCTCGTGTTCTTCCTGACCTGGTTCCCGACCTACCTCGCGACCGAACGGCACATGGGCTGGCTCAAGATCGGATTCTTCACCGTGCTGCCTTTCATCGCCGCCTCGGTCGGCGTGCTCTTCGGCGGCTGGTGGTCGGATTCGCTGCTCAAGCGCGGCCGCTCGGCCAACATCGCTCGCAAGCTGCCGATCATCACCGGACTGCTGCTCGCATCGGTCATTGTCACGGCGAATTACGTGGACAGCGACTACGTCGTGATCGGGATTCTTTCGCTGGCTTTCTTCGCTCAGGGCATGGCCGCGCTGGGCTGGACGCTGGTCTCCGACATTGCGCCGGAGGGTTTGCTCGGCCTGACCGGCGGCATCTTTAACTTCGCGGCCAATCTCGCCGGGATCATCACGCCGCTGGTGATCGGTTTCATCGTCGCCGCCACCGGCTCGTTCGTCGGTGCGCTGACTTTCATTGCCGTTGTTGCGCTGATCGGCGCCTTTTCCTACATCTTCGTCGTCGGTGACATTCACCGCATAGAGCTGGAATAGAGGCCGTCACGTTCGTCACGCGCTGTTACCTCGTAACCGCCGTATTCCCGATGTGGCTGAACGGCAGCGAGAGCGGGCCGAAGCGCGTGTTGGCATCGATCGAACCGGAAACCTTGTAGGCGATCTGGTTGCCGCGCAGCAGATTCACGAGTCCGATTCCGACAGCGCGGGGCGAGAACGACAACGGCACTTCCAGCGTCGTCGCCTGTCCTGCGGGAAGGTTGACCGAATTTGCCAGCTTGCTGCCGCCGACTTCCTGCCCGCCGAGCGCGAAGCTCACGCCGAGCTTCGTCAGATCGAGGGGAAACTGGTTGGTGTTCTTCACCTGCAACTTCGCCGAGGCCGTCATCTGGTCGAGGCCCAGCTTGCCGATGGCAAGCGAGGTCAATTCAACCTGCGGCACGGCGGGTATCGGCAGCTCTCCGCTCTTCGACAACGGCACGTCGAGCCGGCCAAGCACCGGTGCATCGACGCCGAGCTTGAAATCCGCGGTATAGGGGACGATTGCGCCGGGCTTCACGCCTTTGAGCGTGGCGAACAGCGACGAAAACTGCACGGTGGCCGGAAGTTGGATTACCTGCTTGCCGCGCGCCGGAATCGAGCCGGTGGGCTTGACCGAGCCTTCCAGAAATTTCCCGCCGCCGCTGGTCAGCGAATAACCGAGGTCGATCAGCGGCAGGCTGGCGGCGTAGGGATTCTCGACCTCGACGTCGAACAGCAGCACGATATTTTCCAGCGAGAGCCCGCGGACGCTGGCGCCGATGACATGCGCGGTCGGCTTCGGCGCGCCGCCGATCAAGTCCTGCATCGACTGGCAGCCGCTGAAAAGGGACGCGCAGATCAGGGCGAATGCGGCAAGGCGATGACTGACGAC contains:
- a CDS encoding shikimate dehydrogenase gives rise to the protein MKKPLRSSYRVGLIGAGIQASRTPSMHEHEAAEQGLRCEYRLIDLEKLQVGANALPDLLKEAESKGFAGLNITYPCKQSVLELLHELSDDARAIGAVNTVVLSNGRRVGYNTDWWGFAESFRRGLPDVQMNSVVQLGAGGAGAAVAHAALTLGTRKLAIFDLDASRAQNLAADLCARFGAGRAVTGADLGAAMAKTDGLIHATPTGMVKYPGLPLPAELLRSALWVAEIVYFPLETELLRVARRLGCRTMNGSGMAVFQAVEAFRLFTGIRPDAERMQRHFASMGAS
- a CDS encoding MFS transporter, with the translated sequence MSIQTQAAPRTRVRFFILSLLTIGTMINYLDRTVLGIAAPSLTGELGFSAATMGIVFSAFSWTYAAMQIPGGIFLDRFGTRLTYFLSLTFWSLSTLLHGLATNLASLLTFRFALGVSEAPCFPTNSRVVATWFPQQERAFATGVYTVGEYVGLAFLSPLLFWIMGAFGWRALFVVVGVAGILFGLVWWRSYREPHESAAANQAELDYIAAGGGIVTPKAANAKFEWRLVGRLLRFRQLVGICIGQFAGNSTLVFFLTWFPTYLATERHMGWLKIGFFTVLPFIAASVGVLFGGWWSDSLLKRGRSANIARKLPIITGLLLASVIVTANYVDSDYVVIGILSLAFFAQGMAALGWTLVSDIAPEGLLGLTGGIFNFAANLAGIITPLVIGFIVAATGSFVGALTFIAVVALIGAFSYIFVVGDIHRIELE
- a CDS encoding LEA type 2 family protein, with product MRPVVSHRLAAFALICASLFSGCQSMQDLIGGAPKPTAHVIGASVRGLSLENIVLLFDVEVENPYAASLPLIDLGYSLTSGGGKFLEGSVKPTGSIPARGKQVIQLPATVQFSSLFATLKGVKPGAIVPYTADFKLGVDAPVLGRLDVPLSKSGELPIPAVPQVELTSLAIGKLGLDQMTASAKLQVKNTNQFPLDLTKLGVSFALGGQEVGGSKLANSVNLPAGQATTLEVPLSFSPRAVGIGLVNLLRGNQIAYKVSGSIDANTRFGPLSLPFSHIGNTAVTR
- a CDS encoding cyclic nucleotide-binding domain-containing protein, with translation MELDFTQPSAQDEGYDPAVARKCFESFGKTENFAEMESFFAEGQASDKMYLLVEGEVSLVRSKKTLDIVKPGEIFGEIAVITQQPRAASASARKFCQALVLDARQFQQAIQATPEFALMLMNIMNNRLRLTIALMKQTASLPSLDDRDELRVFDKKMMEELVAAFRARPPQTFPAGRVIMKEGDAGVSMYILIRGRVSVSIRTIVVERVGPGGTFGEMALVDKASRMATAIADTECQLLTISRNDFLNLVMTKPGFAISLLKTIADRLRNMTAQKNRG
- a CDS encoding amidase — protein: MSPFLSAKKLAALIRRKKIGSVELLDLYLERVARLNPKLNAIVVLDEKRARDRAHKADRAAAKGDWKGPLHGVPMTVKESFDLEGHPTTWGRVDMKGNIAKRHALAVQRLMDAGAVVFGKTNVPALLADWQTFNPVYGTTNNPWDVTRGPGGSSGGAAAALAAGLTGLELGSDIGASIRNPAHYCGVFGHKPTFKLCPITGHNLPPNLAVKDMLVIGPMGRSADDLEIPLKLISQPDEMEARGVKIALARPKPDVKKLKVAVLTTAATAEVDDSVQAAVLAAAQAFAKRGAKVSETTRPDFDLHEAHRTFIHLLRGATSSALNDEQFAHQRELTAKNALGDDSYVAWMTHANTMPVREWHGWNEKRERIRRAWAEFFREWDLLLCPAAATAAFAHNQKSERWERMVMVNGKPQPSTTQMFWAGFPGMAFLPSTVAPAGFTKEGLPLGVQIVGPQYGDLATIAAAQFLEREFQPFVAPKGYE